GAACGCGGGAGTGCGCGCTGGCCCACGCCTCGGGCAGCAGCAGGCGGCGGGCCTGTTCGGTGGTCTCGGCCACCGCCACGGACCGGGACAGCACCACGTAGGGCCGCCGCGCCCACGGCGAGGGGCGGAACCGCTGGCGGTAGAGCTCGATCGAGCGCAGCAGCGCGTCGTCACCGCGCGGGGCGGCGATCACCAGCGGCAGCCCCGCCTCCGCGGCGTGCTCGGCCCCGGCGCCGGTGGCCAGGACGAACACCGGGAGGTCGTGCCCCTCGGCGGGCACCGCGTGCACCGGTGAGTCCGCTCCGCCCGCGAAGTGGTCGAGCAGTTCGGTCAGTTGCGCGCCGAACCGCTCGGCGGCGTCCCGCTCGGTGCCCAGCGCCCGGCGCACCGCGGCGGTGAAGCCGAGCGAGCGTCCCACGCCCAGGTCGATGCGGCCCGGGTGCAGCGATTCGAGGACGCCGAACTGCTCGGCCACCACGAGCGGCTGGTGGTTGGGCAGCATCACCCCGCCCGTGCCCACGCGGATCCGGGAGGTGGCCGCGGCGACCTCCGCGGCGAGCACGGTCGGGGCCGATCCGGCCACGCCGGGCACACCGTGGTGCTCGGCCACCCAGAACCGGTGGTAGCCGAGCGCTTCGGCCTCCGCGGCGAAGCGGACGGTGCGGCGCAGCGACTCCGCGGGCTCGCGCCCGTGGCGGACGAGCGAGCGGTCCAGGACCGAGAAGCGCACTGGTGTGGTCACACCGGCGCCAACGTGCGCGGGCTCGGCGCGGATTCCCGGGGGGAGGTGCGTCGTTCGTCTCGCCGGGAGGTTCGCGGGGCCGAGACGTTCGAAGCCCGGGCCGTCGTGGCGGTCCGGGCTTCGAACGCGGCCGTCGCCCCGCTCGTGATCCCCGGCGCGGGGGACGGGCCGCGGGATCACGGGGGTGCTTCGGGGCTGGTCAGCTCGACTTGCCGGGCTGGAGCAGCACCTTGGAGTAGCCCTCCTCGCGCTTGTCGAAGCGCGAGTACGCATCCGGCGCGCCGGTCAGTGGCAGGTGCTGGGAGACGACGAAGCCGGGCTCGGCCCGCCCCGCGATGATCATGTCGCGGAGCTGGTGGGCGTACTGCTTGGCATCGGCCTGGCCGGTGCCCATCTTCTGCCCCTTCTCGAAGTAGCGCCCGATCTTGAACAGGAGTTCGCCCTTGGCGGCGTTCTCGTTGGGAGCGCCGGGGTCGGAGGGCAGGTAGAGCCCGACCACGCCGATCGTTCCCGTCGACCGGACGGTGTCGACCAGCTGGTTGAGCACCAGGGCCGGTTGTTCCTCGCCCTTGTCCGCGGTGGCCTGGTAGCCGACCGCGTCGATGCCCCGGTCGGTTCCGTGGTCGCGCACCGCGTCGGCGATCTGCTGGGCCGGGTCCCCCCGGGTGTAGTCGATCGGCTCGGCTCCGATCCGGGAGACCAGCTGCAGGCGGTTGGGGACCTTGTCGACGACGAAGACCCGGGAGGCGCCCTTGAGCAGCGCGGAGTAGGCCGCCATCAACCCGACCGGGCCCGCCCCGTAGACGGCGACCGTCTCACCGGGTTGGACCCCGGCCAGCACGGTGCTGTGATACCCGGTGGGGAAGATGTCTGCCAGCAGCGCGAAGTCGCTCTCGTGCTCCTCGCCCGGGGGCAGCGGCACGCAGTTGTAGTCGGCGAAGGGAACGCGCAGGTACTCGGCCTGACCTCCCGAGTAGGGGCCCATGCCCACGTAGCCGTAGGCACCGCCGGCTCCCGGCGGGTTGACGGTCAGGCAGAACGCGCTCTTGCCCGCTCGGCAGTTGGTGCAGAACCCGCAGGCCACGTTGAACGGCAGCACCACCCGGTCGCCCTGGCGCAGGCTGGTCACCGCCGAGCCGACCTCCTGGATGACGCCCATGTTCTCGTGGCCGAAGACGATGCCCGCCTGCGCGTCGGTCCGTCCTTCGTACATGTGCAGGTCCGAGCCGCAGATCGCGCTCGTGGTGATCCGCACCAGCACGTCCGTGGGGTCCTCGAGTCGTGGGTCGGCGACTTCCTGCACCGCCACGTCGTACGGACCCTGGTACACCACAGCCTTCATGATCACTGCCTCCCCGTTGTCACTGCGTGCCTGTCGCGTCGAATGCCGAGACGCCCGCGCGGGCGACCGCTTGGTCGTTGTCGACGGTGCTGCCGCTGGCGCCCACGGCACCCACCACCTGGCCGTTTCCGTTCGCGAGGGGGATCCCGCCGGGGAAGGTGATCAGTCCGCCGTTGGAGAACTCGATGTGGTACAGCGGCTGGCCGGGTTGGGCCATGGGTCCGAGGTCTCCGCTGGGCATGTCGAACAGACGTGCCGTGCGGGCCTTCTTGATCGCTATGTCGATGCTGCCCAGCCAGGCTCCGTCCATGCGTGTGAACGCTTTCAGGTTTCCGCCCACATCGACCACGGCGATGTTCATGAGTAGGTCCAGGTCGTGCGCCTTCTGCACACCGGCCTGGATGATCGCGTTGGCC
The sequence above is a segment of the Actinopolyspora saharensis genome. Coding sequences within it:
- a CDS encoding GlcG/HbpS family heme-binding protein; its protein translation is MAGGTPTADVTTEQANAIIQAGVQKAHDLDLLMNIAVVDVGGNLKAFTRMDGAWLGSIDIAIKKARTARLFDMPSGDLGPMAQPGQPLYHIEFSNGGLITFPGGIPLANGNGQVVGAVGASGSTVDNDQAVARAGVSAFDATGTQ
- a CDS encoding glutathione-independent formaldehyde dehydrogenase, with translation MKAVVYQGPYDVAVQEVADPRLEDPTDVLVRITTSAICGSDLHMYEGRTDAQAGIVFGHENMGVIQEVGSAVTSLRQGDRVVLPFNVACGFCTNCRAGKSAFCLTVNPPGAGGAYGYVGMGPYSGGQAEYLRVPFADYNCVPLPPGEEHESDFALLADIFPTGYHSTVLAGVQPGETVAVYGAGPVGLMAAYSALLKGASRVFVVDKVPNRLQLVSRIGAEPIDYTRGDPAQQIADAVRDHGTDRGIDAVGYQATADKGEEQPALVLNQLVDTVRSTGTIGVVGLYLPSDPGAPNENAAKGELLFKIGRYFEKGQKMGTGQADAKQYAHQLRDMIIAGRAEPGFVVSQHLPLTGAPDAYSRFDKREEGYSKVLLQPGKSS
- a CDS encoding MsnO8 family LLM class oxidoreductase, producing the protein MTTPVRFSVLDRSLVRHGREPAESLRRTVRFAAEAEALGYHRFWVAEHHGVPGVAGSAPTVLAAEVAAATSRIRVGTGGVMLPNHQPLVVAEQFGVLESLHPGRIDLGVGRSLGFTAAVRRALGTERDAAERFGAQLTELLDHFAGGADSPVHAVPAEGHDLPVFVLATGAGAEHAAEAGLPLVIAAPRGDDALLRSIELYRQRFRPSPWARRPYVVLSRSVAVAETTEQARRLLLPEAWASAHSRVHGVFPPLEPVEDVLARRMSSRERERFDLAMRGHVYGTAEEVADALHSLLDATDADEVLVTTSGGHDEQALLDSYRRLARLMPEQR